Proteins from one Scyliorhinus canicula chromosome 22, sScyCan1.1, whole genome shotgun sequence genomic window:
- the tmem72 gene encoding transmembrane protein 72: MAAARFWAVLEHICRILGIVTAAVLLGVGIDTAVQGQFRKLAAYLLFAAAVLTILEGPYFIDAVLVGRYPTLFDKMDSKIWNIWKKAMRPNGLQKCLTFTFLSVACFLHPVLIWQATIPGTMLILSGLAYFVLNLRKRFQTNMPDGTQRCSQEYITAVTLTDAGEMEQTYSFHRDIEKRKLAVANCVRNVFKLNSGRPLSNEGVRTRQDSVACNASLNMKSRHAPFEENVIKIIPSEPDALEEQKMESVETTSDKVPILPK, from the exons TGCTTCTGGGAGTGGGGATAGACAcggcagttcaagggcagttcagGAAGTTGGCTGCTTATCTGCT ATTTGCTGCGGCAGTCCTCACCATTTTGGAAGGCCCGTATTTCATCGATGCTGTGTTGGTCGGACGTTATCC CACGCTTTTTGACAAAATGGACAGCAAGATTTGGAACATCTGGAAGAAAGCTATGAGGCCGAATGGTTTACAGAAGTGTCTTACTTTCACCTTCTTGTCCGTGGCTTGCTTCTTGCACCCAGTTCTTATCTGGCAGGCAACTATTCCAG GGACCATGTTAATCCTGAGCGGCCTGGCCTACTTTGTGCTCAACCTGCGAAAACGGTTTCAAACAAACATGCCGGACGGCACACAGAGATGTTCCCAGGAGTACATCACGGCTGTGACTCTGACAGATGCCGGTGAGATGGAGCAGACGTACAGCTTCCACCGTGACATTGAAAAGAGAAAGTTAGCTGTTGCAAACTGTGTGCGTAATGTCTTCAAGCTCAACAGTGGAAGGCCTCTATCCAATGAAGGTGTAAGAACACGTCAAGATAGCGTTGCCTGTAATGCAAGCCTGAACATGAAGAGCAGACATGCACCATTTGAGGAAAATGTGATTAAGATTATACCATCTGAGCCTGATGCCCTGGAAGAGCAGAAAATGGAATCAGTAGAAACAACATCTGACAAAGTACCAATTTTACCAAAGTGA